In Lachnospiraceae bacterium, one DNA window encodes the following:
- a CDS encoding transposase has protein sequence MKSVYKIPEKIKGLSDKRKRRTIPLFNIVMPALLFLMLQYESFHTVFSAPESMGKRLKNCIHGKIPKIDAVRDLLTQIDPDEIREIHDQTIDIIKSNRVFREGTIGGYVVAGIDGVELFNSTKKSCSDCLSRKNRAGETEYFHRSVVCMTVGKTPHVILGQEMLKPRDGAEKDEGELTGGKKLIRRLKERHGHFADVIVADALYLNAPFINTIKECGLDAVIRLKDERRELFQDAESLFKRDEGKKRSFTCGKKNIEVWDLSGFEIDNSPHKLRVIRYHESWKENERRMWLVTTLDQGEPRVLWEMMNRRWDIEENGFHQLKTYYHAKHCYCHAATEVIFDLMIIGFNMRELYLYRRIQRFKESGISRKSVNRKFCDELLLEKVKSILYEKGG, from the coding sequence ATGAAAAGTGTATATAAAATCCCGGAGAAAATCAAGGGGTTATCGGACAAAAGAAAAAGAAGAACGATCCCATTATTTAATATCGTCATGCCGGCACTGCTCTTTCTGATGCTGCAGTATGAGAGTTTTCATACAGTTTTTTCTGCGCCTGAAAGTATGGGAAAACGATTGAAAAACTGCATACATGGAAAAATACCTAAAATTGATGCGGTCCGTGACCTTCTTACCCAGATAGATCCAGATGAGATCCGTGAGATCCACGACCAGACGATCGATATCATAAAAAGCAACCGTGTATTTCGGGAAGGGACTATAGGTGGATATGTTGTAGCCGGTATCGATGGAGTGGAATTGTTCAACAGCACAAAAAAGTCCTGTTCGGACTGCCTTAGCCGGAAAAACCGTGCAGGTGAAACAGAATATTTCCACCGGAGCGTGGTCTGTATGACAGTAGGAAAAACGCCACATGTAATCCTGGGCCAGGAAATGTTAAAACCGAGGGACGGAGCGGAAAAAGATGAAGGAGAACTGACAGGAGGAAAAAAGCTGATCAGACGTCTGAAGGAAAGACACGGACATTTCGCAGATGTGATCGTAGCAGATGCGCTGTATCTGAATGCCCCATTTATCAATACGATAAAAGAGTGCGGACTGGATGCGGTGATCCGACTAAAAGATGAACGAAGGGAACTGTTTCAGGATGCGGAAAGCCTGTTTAAGCGGGATGAGGGGAAAAAAAGGTCGTTTACCTGTGGAAAAAAGAATATAGAAGTCTGGGATCTTTCAGGATTTGAGATAGATAATAGTCCCCATAAGCTTCGTGTGATCCGATATCATGAAAGCTGGAAAGAAAACGAACGCCGGATGTGGCTGGTAACGACTCTGGATCAAGGGGAACCTCGGGTTTTATGGGAGATGATGAACCGAAGATGGGATATAGAAGAGAATGGATTCCACCAGTTGAAAACGTATTATCACGCAAAACATTGCTATTGCCATGCAGCAACAGAAGTAATATTTGATCTGATGATCATCGGCTTCAACATGAGAGAATTATACCTGTATCGCCGTATTCAAAGATTTAAAGAAAGTGGAATCAGCCGAAAAAGTGTGAACCGGAAGTTTTGTGATGAGCTATTATTGGAAAAAGTAAAAAGTATCTTGTATGAAAAGGGCGGATAG